A region of Vigna radiata var. radiata cultivar VC1973A chromosome 10, Vradiata_ver6, whole genome shotgun sequence DNA encodes the following proteins:
- the LOC106774626 gene encoding ankyrin repeat domain-containing protein 13C-A, protein MAKSTKDPTSYPPIKAEQYLHSPVHYAVVIRDHAKLSRIISSLPRVPDPARVITESDSLAHERLAEKISAVLDRRDVPFRETPLHLAVRLNDIVAAKSLATAGADISLHNGAGWNPLQEAICRRASDIAHLLARLHHHAAWAKWRRRLPRLVAALRRMRDFYMEISFHFESSVIPFVGKIAPSDTYKIWKRDGNLRADTTLAGFDGLKIHRADQSFLFLGDGDGKGNIPAGSLLVLNRDDRKILDAFENAGAPMSDSDAAGFCSQSSVYRPGMDVTKAELVGRTNWRRQEKMENVGEWKARVYEVHNVVFSFRSRKVAAGESDVAGSEQVLPLELDEDEDGFLVAENPSFGIPAACNSNADKRRHSSFVREEREWVPVGRKSVDLPSISVAPPRKSSAMVPPRKSSAVAPPMLEPPTKEKEYLRSLRPAVWLTEQFPLKTEELLPLLDILANKVKAVRRLRELLTTKFPAGSFPVKVAIPVVPTVRVVVTFTKFVDLQPLEQFYTPLSSPSHLLSADDDFLDGDHNRQKLLRQSSSSSGGSTWLRRSTSSNQSWSKHQQRCSSGAQDSDPFAIPSGYTWTNSGDDSSRKMNKSNSFRKSK, encoded by the exons ATGGCGAAATCGACCAAAGATCCGACGTCTTATCCACCGATAAAGGCAGAGCAATACCTACACAGTCCCGTTCACTACGCGGTGGTCATTCGCGACCACGCTAAACTTTCCAGAATAATTTCTTCACTTCCCCGAGTTCCCGACCCTGCCCGAGTCATCACTGAGTCCGACTCCCTCGCTCACGAGCGACTCGCGGAAAAAATCTCCGCGGTACTCGACCGCCGCGACGTCCCATTTCGCGAGACACCTCTCCACCTTGCTGTCCGCCTCAACGACATCGTCGCCGCGAAATCCCTCGCTACTGCCGGAGCCGACATCTCCCTACACAACGGCGCTGGCTGGAACCCGCTCCAGGAAGCGATTTGCCGGCGCGCCTCCGATATCGCGCACCTCCTAGCTAGACTCCACCACCACGCCGCATGGGCAAAGTGGCGGCGACGCCTGCCGCGACTTGTCGCCGCGCTCCGCCGCATGCGCGACTTCTACATGGAGATCTCGTTCCACTTCGAGAGCTCTGTGATCCCCTTCGTCGGGAAAATCGCCCCCTCCGATACGTATAAAATCTGGAAGCGCGACGGCAATCTCCGCGCCGACACCACCCTCGCCGGCTTCGATGGGCTCAAAATCCACCGCGCAGACCAGAGCTTCCTCTTCCTCGGTGACGGCGACGGCAAAGGCAACATCCCCGCCGGTTCGCTCCTCGTGCTCAACCGTGACGATAGAAAAATCCTAGACGCATTCGAGAATGCCGGAGCTCCGATGAGCGATTCTGATGCGGCGGGCTTTTGCTCGCAGAGCAGCGTCTACCGGCCGGGGATGGATGTAACAAAAGCAGAGTTAGTAGGTAGAACAAATTGGAGAAGACAAGAGAAGATGGAAAACGTCGGAGAGTGGAAAGCTAGGGTTTATGAAGTGCATAACGTTGTTTTCAGTTTCCGGTCAAGAAAAGTTGCTGCCGGTGAATCTGACGTGGCCGGAAGCGAGCAGGTTTTGCCATTGGAGCTGGATGAAGACGAAGACGGTTTTCTCGTTGCGGAGAATCCGAGTTTTGGAATCCCAGCGGCTTGTAATAGCAATGCCGATAAGAGAAGACATAGTAGTTTTGTTCGAGAGGAACGAGAGTGGGTCCCGGTGGGGAGAAAAAGCGTGGATTTGCCTTCCATATCTGTGGCGCCGCCTAGGAAATCTTCCGCCATGGTGCCGCCTAGGAAATCTTCCGCGGTGGCCCCGCCTATGCTGGAGCCGCCTACGAAGGAGAAAGAATATTTGAGAAGTTTGCGGCCGGCGGTGTGGTTGACGGAGCAGTTTCCATTGAAGACGGAAGAGTTGTTGCCATTGTTGGACATTCTGGCGAACAAGGTGAAGGCAGTGCGGCGGCTGCGGGAGTTGCTGACGACAAAGTTCCCGGCGGGCAGTTTTCCGGTGAAG GTGGCGATCCCCGTGGTCCCCACTGTGAGGGTGGTGGTCACGTTTACGAAGTTCGTGGACCTGCAACCTCTTGAGCAGTTCTACACGCCGCTCTCGAGTCCATCGCATTTGCTCAGTGCAGATGATGATTTTCTTGATGGTGATCATAATCGGCAGAAATTACTAAGACAGAGTTCATCATCTTCTGGGGGCTCCACGTGGCTGAGACGAAGTACTAGTAGTAACCAATCGTGGAGCAAGCACCAACAACGATGCTCTTCTGGGGCTCAGGATTCGGATCCTTTTGCCATTCCTTCTGGATATACTTGGACCAATAGTGGGGATGATTCTTCACGGAAAATGAACAAGTCCAACTCCTTCAGAAAATCAAAGTGA
- the LOC106775117 gene encoding autophagy-related protein 8A, whose translation MAKTSFKLQHPLERRKAEASRIREKYPDRIPVIVEKAERTDIPDIDKKKYLVPADLTVGQFVYVVRKRIKLGAEKAIFVFINDTLPSTAALMSAIYEENKDQDGFLYMTYSGENTFGSN comes from the exons ATGGCCAAAACCTCTTTCAAGCTTCAACATCCTTTGG AAAGAAGGAAGGCCGAAGCTTCTCGCATTAGGGAGAAATATCCTGATAGAATACCT GTGATTGTGGAGAAAGCTGAAAGAACTGACATTCCTGACATCGATAAAAAGAa ATACCTTGTCCCTGCTGATTTGACTGTTGGCCAGTTCGTTTATGTTGTCCGCAAAAGGATTAAGCTCGGTGCAGAGAAggctatttttgttttcatcaacGACACTCTACCTTCAACTG CTGCTCTGATGTCTGCTATTTATGAGGAAAATAAGGATCAAGATGGCTTTCTTTACATGACTTACAGTGGAGAGAACACCTTCGGATCCAACTAG
- the LOC106774906 gene encoding uncharacterized protein LOC106774906 — protein sequence MADLGVFLNQRAAAAAGGAMGNKDFDEDVWSVDYEKNDSAQNTTRACKESCGSSSAWRLPAATRKIPRASSNTPPSSDAPLLKVSSEPMDIPDWSKIYGKSCKKGSRDDGSCSKGGDDDEDDDMVPPHEWIARKLARSQISSFSVCEGMGRTLKGRDLSKVRNAILAKTGFIE from the coding sequence ATGGCAGATCTAGGTGTTTTTCTGAATCAAAgggctgctgctgctgctggaggagcaatggggaacaaagATTTTGATGAAGATGTGTGGAGTGTGGACTACGAGAAAAATGATTCTGCCCAAAATACCACAAGGGCATGCAAGGAATCTTGTGGTTCTTCTTCTGCATGGCGTTTACCTGCTGCCACAAGAAAGATTCCAAGGGCTAGTTCCAACACCCCACCTTCTTCTGATGCTCCATTGTTGAAAGTTTCCTCAGAGCCCATGGATATCCCTGACTGGTCTAAAATTTATGGGAAGAGTTGCAAGAAAGGGTCAAGGGATGATGGTTCATGCAGCAAaggtggtgatgatgatgaggatgatgacatGGTTCCTCCACATGAATGGATTGCAAGAAAGCTTGCAAGAAGCCagatttcttctttctctgtGTGTGAAGGGATGGGGAGGACTCTGAAAGGGAGAGATCTTAGCAAGGTGAGGAATGCTATTTTGGCCAAAACTGGCTTCATAGAGTAG
- the LOC106774905 gene encoding arogenate dehydratase/prephenate dehydratase 1, chloroplastic-like, producing MASATSSTLIFMALNGCSIWDCCKALQPANSTLSVNSKHDLGKSSKWRRCCSSVVNGAKSSFEYSDRVQVQITELDDGFHKDVNLLLKSLTANDFFSRDGTKLCVAYKGLAGAYTEEAALKAYPKCETVPCDDFETSLQAVESGLADKAVLPIESSEAGSIHHNYDLLLHHKLHIVGEVQLLINHCLLGLTGATKENLKFVLSHPQALVQCEMMLTDLAVTNIGVDDTAAAAKAVALDGRRDIGAIASSRAAKLYGLHILAEGIQDDDNISRCLILARDPILPEPNGSYKTSIVFGLQEGPGVILKALEVFGMRNINLSKIERRPVKHYPIRLRDDSKYEIVKYFDNLFFIDFEASMTNPNAQHALESLQEYTTFIRVLGCYPVDKTDISC from the exons ATGGCTTCTGCAACTTCCTCCACGCTCATCTTCATGGCTCTCAATGGTTGTTCCATCTGGGACTGTTGCAAAGCTCTTCAGCCTGCAAATTCTACACTGAGTGTGAATTCAAAACATGATCTTGGGAAAAGCAGCAAGTGGAGACGTTGTTGTTCGAGTGTTGTGAATGGGGCTAAATCATCTTTCGAATATTCTGACAGGGTCCAGGTTCAGATAACCGAGTTAGACGATGGGTTtcacaaagatgttaatctgCTTCTAA AGTCATTAACAgcgaatgattttttttcaagagATGGGACAAAGTTGTGCGTTGCTTATAAG GGCCTTGCAGGAGCATATACTGAGGAAGCAGCTTTGAAAGCATATCCAAAATGTGAGACAGTGCCGTGTGATGACTTTGAGACATCACTACAG GCCGTTGAATCGGGGTTAGCGGATAAAGCTGTTCTACCCATCGAAAGTTCTGAAGCTGGAAGCATCCACCATAATTATGACCTACTTCTTCACCACAAGCTACACATTGTCGGGGAGGTGCAGTTGTTAATTAACCACTGCCTCTTGGGATTGACCGGTGCGACAAAAGAGAACCTAAAATTTGTACTCAGTCATCCTCAG GCTCTTGTTCAATGTGAGATGATGCTTACTGATTTAGCTGTTACCAACATTGGTGTAGATGATACGGCTGCAGCTGCTAag GCTGTGGCCTTAGACGGAAGAAGAGACATTGGAGCTATTGCGAGTTCAAGGGCAGCAAAACTATATGGCCTCCACATTCTAGCCGAAGGAATCCAG GATGATGACAATATCAGTCGTTGTTTGATACTTGCGAGGGATCCTATTCTTCCAGAACCTAACGGTTCATATAAG ACCAGCATTGTTTTCGGTCTGCAAGAAGGTCCCGGTGTAATATTGAAAGCCCTGGAAGTCTTTGGCATGAGGAACATTAATTTGTCAAAG ATAGAACGCCGTCCAGTGAAGCATTACCCCATAAGGCTTCGTGATGATTCAAAGTATGAGATTGTCAA GTACTTTGACAACCTTTTCTTCATTGATTTTGAAGCTTCTATGACAAATCCAAATGCACAACATGCTTTAGAAAGTTTGCAG GAATATACAACATTTATTCGTGTTCTGGGTTGTTATCCCGTGGATAAAACAGACATATCATGTTAA